From one Magnolia sinica isolate HGM2019 chromosome 18, MsV1, whole genome shotgun sequence genomic stretch:
- the LOC131233593 gene encoding 4-coumarate--CoA ligase-like 6 codes for MSDTFISRHEYHSMESEASQMQDLSFPYENLAPCKPKTSTWFSSETGIYTSKHNPIKIPSDPFLDIVSFIFSHKHHGLSALVDSPSGHSISYTQLQELVKSMASGLHSIGISQGHVVSIQLPNTIYFPVIYLGVLSVGAIVTTMNPLSSFTEIQKQMADCNVVLAFTVSGCLEKLKRTGVRVVVIPESVESDSNSSEFSCFNGLLSSNPEFAPTPIIRQKDTAALLYSSGTSGVSKGVIITHANLIAAVELFVRFEVSLYENPGWENVYLAALPMFHVYGLSLFAMGLLSVGATVVVMRRFNADEMVRSIDRYRVTHIPVVPPIVTALMEAKGRCSHVFGSLKQVSCGAAPLSKKTIEEFLQSFPHVDFIQGYGMTESTAVGTRGFNTKMIRKYTSVGLLAPNMEAKVVDLNTRACLPPGKTGELWLRGPGIMKGYLNDAKATSSTIDEDGWLHTGDVVHFDLDGFLYVLDRLKEMIKYKGFQVAPADLEAILISHPGILDAAVIAAKVEEVGEIPVAFVVKKPGSVLSQADVIDYVSRLVSPHKKVRKVVFIHSIPRSAAGKILRKQLRNQGNARM; via the exons ATGTCAGACACCTTCATCAGCCGCCATGAATACCATTCCATGGAATCTGAAGCCTCCCAAATGCAAGACCTCTCATTTCCTTATGAAAATCTCGCCCCTTGCAAACCAAAAACCAGCACTTGGTTCTCCtcagaaacaggaatctacaccAGCAAACACAATCCCATCAAAATCCCTTCAGACCCATTTCTAGACATTGTCTCCTTCATCTTCTCCCACAAACACCACGGCCTTTCGGCTCTCGTAGATTCCCCATCTGGGCATTCAATCTCATACACCCAACTACAAGAACTTGTGAAATCGATGGCCTCTGGCCTCCACAGCATTGGAATCTCACAAGGGCATGTAGTTTCAATCCAATTGCCAAACACTATCTACTTTCCTGTTATTTACTTGGGCGTCCTGTCCGTGGGTGCCATCGTCACTACCATGAATCCTCTGAGCAGTTTCACCGAAATCCAGAAACAGATGGCTGATTGTAATGTAGTTCTCGCTTTTACTGTTTCTGGGTGTCTTGAAAAATTGAAGAGAACGGGTGTTCGAGTGGTTGTCATTCCAGAGAGTGTAGAATCCGATTCAAACTCGTCTGAGTTCAGCTGTTTTAATGGGCTTCTTTCCAGTAATCCCGAATTTGCCCCGACGCCCATCATTAGACAGAAGGATACAGCGGCCTTGCTCTATTCTTCAGGCACTTCGGGCGTTAGCAAAGGTGTCATTATAACACACGCGAATTTGATTGCCGCGGTCGAGCTGTTCGTTCGGTTCGAAGTTTCTCTGTATGAGAACCCAGGTTGGGAGAATGTGTATTTGGCTGCCCTGCCGATGTTCCATGTGTATGGCCTTTCGCTTTTCGCAATGGGGTTGTTATCGGTGGGGGCCACGGTTGTGGTGATGAGGAGATTCAATGCTGATGAGATGGTTAGATCGATAGATAGATATAGAGTTACACACATTCCGGTTGTCCCACCAATCGTGACCGCCCTCATGGAAGCGAAGGGCAGATGCAGCCATGTCTTTGGGTCTCTGAAGCAGGTGTCTTGTGGAGCAGCCCCTTTGAGCAAGAAGACCATTGAAGAGTTTTTGCAGAGCTTCCCTCACGTAGACTTCATTCAG GGCTATGGCATGACGGAATCAACTGCAGTAGGAACTCGGGGCTTCAATACTAAAATGATTAGGAAGTATACTTCTGTAGGACTGTTAGCTCCGAACATGGAAGCTAAAGTGGTAGATTTGAATACTAGAGCCTGCTTGCCTCCTGGCAAGACTGGCGAGTTATGGCTACGGGGACCTGGTATCATGAAAG GGTACTTAAATGATGCAAAGGCAACATCTTCCACAATCGACGAAGATGGCTGGTTACATACAGGCGATGTTGTACATTTTGATCTAGATGGGTTCTTGTATGTATTGGATCGCTTGAAGGAGATGATCAAATACAAGGGATTTCAG GTTGCCCCAGCTGACTTAGAAGCTATACTAATTTCTCATCCCGGGATTCTCGATGCTGCAGTGATTGC TGCCAAAGTTGAAGAAGTTGGTGAGATACCCGTGGCATTTGTGGTCAAGAAACCTGGAAGTGTGCTTTCCCAAGCAGATGTGATCGACTACGTATCCCGACTG GTTTCTCCTCACAAGAAGGTGAGGAAGGTGGTGTTTATACATTCCATTCCAAGGTCTGCTGCAGGAAAGATACTTAGGAAACAGCTAAGAAACCAAGGAAATGCAAGAATGTAA